One genomic region from Ornithinimicrobium flavum encodes:
- a CDS encoding malate dehydrogenase has product MNTPVKVAVTGAAGQIGYSLLFRIASGELLGKDTPVELRLLEITPALKTLEGVVMELDDCAFPALAGIEIGDDPNTIFDGANVALLVGARPRSKGMERGDLLEANGAIFTAQGKALNDHAAEDVRVTVTGNPANTNALIAMSNAPDIPTERFTALTRLDHNRAIAQLAAKVGAPVTDISRMTIWGNHSATQYPDLFHAQVAGRNAAEAVGDQEWLENTFIPTVAKRGAAIIEARGSSSAASAASATIDHTRDWLLGSAQDDWVSMAVRSDGSYGVAEGLISSFPVTTRDGGWEIVQGLDIDDFSRGRIDASVAELDEERQAVRELGLI; this is encoded by the coding sequence GTGAACACCCCCGTCAAGGTCGCCGTCACCGGAGCCGCCGGTCAGATCGGCTACAGCCTCCTCTTCCGCATCGCCTCCGGCGAGCTGCTCGGCAAGGACACCCCGGTGGAGCTGCGGCTGCTGGAGATCACCCCCGCGCTGAAGACCCTGGAGGGCGTCGTCATGGAGTTGGACGACTGCGCCTTCCCCGCGCTGGCTGGCATCGAGATCGGTGACGACCCGAACACCATCTTCGACGGGGCCAACGTCGCCCTGCTGGTGGGGGCCCGACCGCGCAGCAAGGGGATGGAGCGCGGCGACCTGCTCGAGGCCAACGGCGCAATCTTCACCGCCCAGGGCAAGGCCCTGAACGACCACGCCGCCGAGGACGTACGGGTGACGGTGACCGGCAACCCCGCCAACACCAACGCCCTCATCGCGATGTCCAACGCCCCCGACATCCCCACCGAGCGGTTCACCGCACTCACCCGTCTGGACCACAACCGGGCCATCGCCCAGCTGGCGGCGAAGGTGGGGGCCCCGGTCACCGACATCTCCCGGATGACGATCTGGGGCAACCACTCGGCCACGCAGTACCCCGACCTGTTCCACGCCCAGGTCGCGGGGCGGAACGCCGCCGAGGCCGTGGGCGACCAGGAGTGGCTGGAGAACACCTTCATCCCCACCGTCGCCAAGCGCGGGGCGGCCATCATCGAGGCCCGCGGGTCCTCCTCGGCCGCCTCGGCCGCGTCGGCCACGATCGACCACACCCGCGACTGGCTGCTCGGCTCGGCGCAGGACGACTGGGTCTCCATGGCCGTGCGTTCGGACGGCTCCTACGGCGTGGCCGAGGGCCTCATCAGCTCCTTCCCCGTCACCACCCGGGACGGTGGCTGGGAGATCGTCCAGGGCCTGGACATCGACGACTTCTCGCGCGGGCGGATCGACGCCTCGGTCGCCGAGCTGGACGAGGAGCGTCAGGCGGTCCGGGAGCTCGGTCTGATCTGA
- a CDS encoding DUF3017 domain-containing protein, translating to MSPDPGHGLDEELTAGRPGQRLGLWWLAVVGMVAAAVLLVTGGLRHYGYALGGTLVVLAVVRLVAPEERAGGLAVRGRVLDAATMLGLGVAVAVLAAYLRLG from the coding sequence GACCCGGGCCACGGCCTGGACGAGGAGCTCACGGCCGGTCGCCCGGGTCAGCGGCTCGGGCTCTGGTGGCTGGCGGTGGTGGGGATGGTCGCGGCGGCCGTGCTGCTCGTGACCGGGGGTCTGCGCCACTACGGCTACGCGCTGGGGGGGACGCTGGTCGTCCTGGCGGTGGTGCGCCTCGTAGCACCCGAGGAGCGGGCGGGCGGCCTGGCCGTCCGGGGCCGGGTGCTCGACGCCGCCACCATGCTGGGTCTCGGGGTGGCGGTCGCCGTGCTCGCGGCCTACCTGCGTCTGGGCTAG